Below is a genomic region from Hyalangium minutum.
CTCCTTGATGTCAGCCGCCGCGATGAGCCCAGCCATGCCCGCGCACAGGGAGCACGCCATGAAGGCGAGAATCCGGATGACATGGACCCGCACGCCACAGAGCCGGGCCGCCTGCGGGTTGCCGCCCATCGCCTCGATGTACAAGCCCGTCGAGGTCTTTCGCAGCAGCAGCCCAACGCACAGTGCAACCCCAGCAACCACGAGCGCCGGGAAAGGCAGGCCCAGCACGGTGCCGTTGCCGATGAACTCGAAGGTGGGAATCTCGAAGCTGATTTTCTGATCGTGGGTAAACGTCTGGGCCAGTCCGCGCCCCATCACCAGCGTCACCAACGTGACGATGATCGGCTGGATCCCCGCGAACGTGACGAGCGCTCCGTTCAGGGCGCCAACGGCCAGGGCCACGGCCAGCGCGGCCACGATGCCCGTGGGCACAGCCTGTCCATGCTCTGTCATCAAGAGCGCCGCGATCGCTCCCGAGAGCGCCATCACCGAGCCCACCGACAGGTCGATGCCGCCCAGCGCAATGACCAGCGTCATCCCGACTGCCAGCAGC
It encodes:
- a CDS encoding ABC transporter permease, translating into MRPKNFWPWVALAALLVFNLIFTPGFARIELRDGRLFGTVVDIFQNGAPVMLLAVGMTLVIALGGIDLSVGSVMALSGAIAALLMTEHGQAVPTGIVAALAVALAVGALNGALVTFAGIQPIIVTLVTLVMGRGLAQTFTHDQKISFEIPTFEFIGNGTVLGLPFPALVVAGVALCVGLLLRKTSTGLYIEAMGGNPQAARLCGVRVHVIRILAFMACSLCAGMAGLIAAADIKEADVANAGLYLELDAILAVVLGGTSLTGGRANLMGSLIGAVFIQTLTVMLQMRGVITEHTLIIKAIVALAVCYMQTPAFEKLMQRVRPAEAKA